In a genomic window of Mucilaginibacter sp. KACC 22063:
- the thiD gene encoding bifunctional hydroxymethylpyrimidine kinase/phosphomethylpyrimidine kinase, whose amino-acid sequence MTIGESDSSAITGIQADLKTFSALGCFGSSVITSVNAQNTQDIVLRHPVPIAFIKSQIEAVLEDIHPITVKIGRLTDPDTVIAIAETLKKYPGLTIIVQPEAIDRFGKSTVSPAAVVAIRERLFPLAKLITITIDEALLFSAHECAEQQADLRTVAFAMLKITDCVLISNMVSQGHHLHSILATKDGYEKVFNQTNVITNNMNGVACTLASAIAAYAAKGLPITEAVPKAIEYVLAKAMPAS is encoded by the coding sequence ATGACCATCGGCGAATCAGACAGTAGCGCTATCACCGGTATACAAGCGGATTTAAAAACATTCTCTGCATTGGGATGCTTCGGCAGTTCGGTAATTACGTCAGTCAATGCACAAAATACACAGGACATTGTCTTACGCCATCCTGTCCCTATCGCCTTCATAAAAAGTCAGATTGAAGCTGTTCTGGAAGATATCCACCCGATAACGGTTAAAATCGGAAGATTGACCGACCCGGATACGGTAATTGCGATAGCGGAAACGCTTAAGAAATATCCCGGATTAACAATTATCGTCCAACCAGAAGCCATTGATCGGTTTGGAAAAAGTACCGTCTCACCGGCGGCAGTGGTTGCAATAAGAGAGCGTCTTTTCCCACTGGCGAAACTGATAACAATAACTATAGATGAGGCTCTGCTCTTTAGCGCACATGAATGTGCTGAACAGCAGGCAGACCTGCGGACGGTAGCCTTTGCGATGCTTAAGATAACGGACTGCGTATTGATTAGCAATATGGTAAGTCAGGGACACCATTTGCACAGCATTCTCGCAACTAAAGATGGGTATGAAAAAGTATTTAACCAAACCAATGTCATTACCAATAATATGAACGGGGTAGCCTGCACACTGGCCTCGGCCATTGCGGCTTATGCAGCAAAGGGGCTACCTATCACCGAAGCTGTTCCGAAAGCGATTGAATATGTTCTGGCGAAAGCTATGCCAGCTTCCTGA
- a CDS encoding RteC domain-containing protein codes for MVIGKVESHMIDQLMELFRLWEMIDRLDDLQVQRSDLFARWEELCWGMQIQLILAGDEKKSCLNALAALSDRIYVRYRKFRKHGYLRVFLEKLGTLLEDREVPDRYSRSILKITISDQVNTLIGILAKFNIEPALLNLLKSVFKDISANIEPSTHLADYLKAFGDSLRQIKELTSGGLIDRLISSNFNHPAFLEYMFNLYESVEYDNDDVVKLKHFQLTLIKKQMHLDLLKLRSSMVLFKENESVADKLKDFLATEMKWVGLRINKQWRENAAFDTSHSQTKGFTNKPFANSILAKWPSDKSDLVELVYALYVYMRTRGSQVTIAALVKWCEDAFGVSLARYSHRFAEIKMRKSTRPSKFLDIMVIEFLNYIEKGNAFEPDLNS; via the coding sequence ATGGTCATCGGAAAAGTTGAATCGCATATGATTGACCAATTGATGGAACTGTTCCGGCTATGGGAAATGATTGACAGGCTGGATGATTTACAGGTTCAAAGGAGTGATTTATTCGCCCGTTGGGAAGAGCTTTGCTGGGGCATGCAAATCCAATTAATTTTGGCTGGTGATGAAAAAAAGTCCTGCTTGAATGCTTTAGCTGCATTAAGTGACCGGATCTATGTGAGGTATAGAAAATTTCGAAAGCACGGTTATCTGCGTGTGTTCCTGGAAAAGTTGGGGACCTTGCTGGAGGACCGGGAGGTACCGGACAGGTATAGCAGAAGTATATTAAAGATAACAATTTCCGATCAGGTGAATACGCTGATCGGAATACTGGCAAAATTCAACATCGAACCTGCGTTATTAAATCTGTTAAAATCTGTCTTTAAAGATATTTCGGCAAATATCGAACCATCCACCCATTTAGCTGATTATCTCAAAGCATTTGGCGATTCGCTCAGGCAAATAAAAGAATTAACATCTGGTGGCCTAATTGACCGACTCATATCCTCCAATTTTAATCATCCCGCTTTTTTGGAATACATGTTTAATTTATATGAATCAGTGGAGTATGATAATGATGATGTTGTAAAACTAAAGCATTTTCAGCTAACCTTAATAAAGAAACAAATGCATTTGGATTTGCTTAAACTGCGATCATCTATGGTGCTGTTTAAAGAAAATGAGTCAGTCGCTGACAAACTAAAGGATTTCCTCGCCACTGAAATGAAATGGGTAGGCTTGCGCATCAACAAACAATGGCGGGAAAATGCCGCCTTCGATACGTCTCATTCTCAAACTAAAGGTTTCACCAACAAGCCCTTCGCGAATAGTATCCTTGCCAAATGGCCTTCGGACAAGTCAGATTTGGTCGAGCTGGTTTATGCCTTATATGTTTATATGCGCACGAGGGGCAGCCAGGTTACTATTGCCGCCCTGGTAAAGTGGTGTGAAGATGCTTTTGGAGTAAGCCTGGCAAGATATTCACATCGTTTCGCTGAAATCAAAATGCGGAAATCGACGCGGCCGTCAAAATTCTTAGATATTATGGTAATCGAATTTTTGAATTATATCGAAAAGGGTAATGCGTTTGAACCTGACCTGAACAGCTGA
- a CDS encoding TetR/AcrR family transcriptional regulator, translating to MKTGYKRVSSRTNNRPLTEHKLIEAVGSVIKKKGYKGLTARIIAREADVTTSLIFKYFGTMDKLISIYIAEKDYWMSSKTQLSKMLEKMHKKRGLQEMLVYVLEKQFDYFYRDEEMQQLILWEITEKCSIMDDIGGIRESLAREFFNHTDPIFEGSGVSFKAVAALLVSGIYYLVLHTRTNHSTLCGINIHSEADRAEIIRTIRQVLQWTFDAAKTKRYTG from the coding sequence ATGAAGACAGGATATAAAAGAGTTTCAAGCAGAACGAACAACAGGCCGCTTACAGAGCATAAACTGATCGAAGCGGTCGGTAGCGTTATTAAAAAGAAAGGCTATAAAGGTTTAACTGCAAGGATTATCGCACGGGAAGCAGATGTAACCACAAGCCTGATATTCAAATATTTCGGCACCATGGATAAGCTGATCTCCATATATATCGCTGAAAAAGATTATTGGATGAGTTCGAAAACGCAACTTTCGAAGATGCTTGAAAAGATGCACAAGAAACGCGGACTGCAAGAAATGCTCGTCTATGTATTGGAAAAACAGTTTGACTACTTCTACCGGGACGAAGAAATGCAGCAGCTCATTCTTTGGGAGATTACGGAAAAGTGCTCGATAATGGATGATATCGGCGGGATAAGGGAAAGCCTTGCCAGAGAGTTCTTTAATCATACCGACCCGATTTTTGAAGGATCCGGGGTTAGTTTCAAGGCGGTTGCCGCCCTTTTGGTGTCAGGCATCTATTACCTGGTATTGCATACGCGGACGAATCATAGCACGCTATGCGGCATCAATATTCATTCAGAAGCTGATCGGGCAGAAATCATCAGAACGATCAGGCAGGTATTACAATGGACCTTTGACGCAGCAAAAACAAAGCGATATACGGGCTAA
- a CDS encoding aminotransferase class I/II-fold pyridoxal phosphate-dependent enzyme encodes MYARAELFSNYLDFLDDRGHLNYRMVCTSGCGPEIQVMLPGRAKPEPLVGLVSNDYLGFTQHPKVKQAAIDAVIAYGTGSGASPAIGGHFSFHQQLEEAVAGFFNRDKDSAILYTTGYTSNSATIQCLMKKEDIAIFDMAVHASVQEGGLLTNVKTFLHNDLDKLEHVLKSAQHNYRTKMVVIDGVYSQDGDMAPVDKILALTKNYGAYLVIDDAHGIGVIGKTGRGVLELYDLLGEVDLITGTFSKTFASIGGYVVGRPELIRLLKFQSRQHLFSAAGTPADIAAILQSMILLQEEPQWMTKLWENIHYFREGLLNLGMDIGTTESAIIPVKVGDPKKTGEAGRLLLEQGIYTNPIIYPAVSRKDARIRMSLMATHTKEQLDKALKAFARVDNEIGISKHHKSLIEI; translated from the coding sequence ATGTACGCCAGGGCCGAACTATTCAGTAACTATTTAGACTTTTTAGATGATCGCGGACACCTCAATTACCGGATGGTCTGTACCTCGGGATGCGGTCCCGAAATACAAGTAATGCTTCCTGGCAGAGCGAAACCGGAACCATTGGTCGGGCTGGTATCGAACGATTACCTTGGTTTTACCCAGCACCCAAAAGTTAAACAAGCAGCTATCGATGCGGTTATAGCATATGGTACCGGTTCGGGGGCATCCCCTGCCATCGGCGGGCACTTTAGCTTTCATCAGCAACTGGAAGAGGCTGTCGCAGGTTTCTTTAATCGGGATAAAGACAGCGCCATTTTATATACGACAGGTTATACTTCAAACAGCGCTACTATTCAATGCCTGATGAAAAAAGAGGACATCGCCATCTTTGACATGGCTGTACACGCGAGTGTCCAGGAAGGAGGCCTTCTGACTAATGTTAAAACTTTCCTGCATAATGACCTGGATAAGCTGGAACACGTTCTGAAAAGCGCGCAGCACAATTACCGGACTAAAATGGTCGTCATCGATGGGGTGTATTCGCAGGATGGTGATATGGCCCCGGTGGACAAGATCCTTGCGCTTACTAAAAATTACGGTGCCTACCTGGTCATAGATGATGCACATGGTATCGGTGTAATCGGGAAAACCGGGCGCGGTGTATTGGAGCTTTATGATTTGCTGGGAGAAGTAGACCTCATTACCGGCACCTTCAGTAAGACATTTGCCAGTATCGGGGGTTACGTCGTAGGACGTCCAGAATTGATCCGACTTTTAAAATTTCAGTCTCGGCAACACCTGTTTTCAGCGGCAGGAACACCCGCCGATATTGCGGCCATACTTCAATCGATGATATTGCTGCAGGAAGAACCGCAATGGATGACTAAACTTTGGGAAAATATCCACTATTTCCGGGAGGGGTTGCTTAACCTGGGCATGGACATAGGTACAACGGAATCGGCTATTATCCCGGTTAAGGTCGGAGACCCCAAAAAAACAGGAGAGGCTGGTCGCTTACTGTTGGAACAGGGCATTTATACCAACCCGATTATTTATCCTGCTGTGTCCAGGAAAGATGCGAGGATAAGAATGAGCCTCATGGCTACCCATACTAAAGAACAACTTGACAAAGCGTTGAAGGCTTTTGCCCGGGTGGACAATGAGATTGGCATCTCAAAGCATCACAAGAGTTTGATAGAAATTTAG